One Desulfurellaceae bacterium genomic window carries:
- a CDS encoding type II toxin-antitoxin system HicB family antitoxin: MKYTVAFHRSEEGISVWVPGLPGCVSQGTTEEEEALRNIADAIREYLAVVAEQLEGAETREVEVAV, translated from the coding sequence ATGAAATACACAGTCGCCTTTCACCGATCAGAAGAAGGAATCAGTGTCTGGGTCCCTGGGCTGCCAGGATGCGTTTCCCAAGGAACCACCGAAGAAGAAGAGGCTCTCAGGAATATTGCCGACGCTATCCGTGAATATCTTGCTGTTGTGGCGGAGCAGCTTGAAGGCGCGGAAACGAGAGAAGTTGAGGTAGCTGTCTAG